One stretch of Leadbetterella byssophila DSM 17132 DNA includes these proteins:
- the rlmN gene encoding 23S rRNA (adenine(2503)-C(2))-methyltransferase RlmN encodes MEQKKKDLRKVKWEDLQAWLKQVGEPAFRAKQIREWLWQKSAWSIQDMTNLSKSLREKLEAEFEIRPVTVHTAQYSADGTIKSGFKLYDGHLVEGVLIPTDTRMTACISSQVGCSLTCKFCATGYMNRERNLDAAEIYDQVILIKNQAEERYSQPLTNIVYMGMGEPLLNYAAVLESVERITSPEGLNWSPKRITVSTAGIAKMIKKLGDDGVKFNLALSLHAANDEKRNTIMPINESNSLKNLSEALQYFYKKTGNKITLEYIVFHGFNDKIADAKELLEFVKRVPSKVNIIEYNPISEANFVNADPEAIDKFAKYLEDNRVTVNIRRSRGKDIDAACGQLAIKEN; translated from the coding sequence ATGGAACAAAAGAAGAAGGATCTACGCAAGGTAAAATGGGAAGACCTCCAGGCTTGGTTAAAGCAGGTGGGAGAACCCGCTTTCCGTGCTAAACAGATTCGCGAATGGTTGTGGCAAAAGAGTGCTTGGAGCATTCAGGATATGACTAACCTGTCCAAATCATTAAGAGAAAAGTTAGAAGCTGAGTTTGAAATTCGTCCGGTAACGGTACATACGGCTCAGTATTCTGCTGATGGGACTATAAAGTCAGGATTTAAACTGTACGATGGCCATTTGGTGGAAGGGGTATTGATTCCTACAGATACTAGAATGACTGCATGTATTTCTTCTCAGGTAGGTTGTTCATTGACATGTAAGTTTTGTGCTACCGGTTATATGAACAGAGAAAGAAACTTAGATGCAGCAGAAATATATGATCAAGTGATTCTCATAAAGAATCAGGCAGAGGAAAGATATAGTCAGCCTTTGACCAATATCGTTTATATGGGTATGGGTGAACCCTTGCTCAATTATGCGGCTGTTCTAGAATCTGTAGAAAGGATTACCTCTCCTGAAGGGTTGAATTGGTCTCCAAAAAGAATTACCGTTTCCACTGCGGGAATCGCAAAGATGATCAAGAAATTAGGTGATGATGGAGTGAAGTTCAATTTGGCACTGTCTTTACATGCCGCTAATGATGAAAAGAGGAATACCATCATGCCCATCAATGAATCTAATTCCTTGAAAAACCTTAGCGAAGCATTACAGTACTTTTATAAGAAGACAGGGAATAAAATAACTTTGGAATATATTGTATTTCATGGATTTAATGATAAAATTGCTGATGCAAAAGAGTTGTTGGAATTCGTGAAGCGCGTTCCTTCCAAAGTGAATATTATTGAATATAACCCTATTTCAGAAGCAAACTTTGTAAATGCAGATCCGGAAGCCATAGATAAATTTGCCAAATATTTAGAAGACAATCGTGTGACAGTCAATATCAGAAGGAGTAGAGGGAAGGATATTGATGCCGCTTGTGGGCAATTGGCCATAAAGGAAAATTAA